One stretch of Nicotiana tabacum cultivar K326 chromosome 18, ASM71507v2, whole genome shotgun sequence DNA includes these proteins:
- the LOC107769537 gene encoding protein TRI1, with the protein MAVSLGFFSTFSAVETASFFKSSSSSVRLGGNLPSVRMATFAASSKPATTEPKKREPRGIMKPRRVSPEMQAFLGGLPEIPRTQALKFIWAYIKQHNLQDPEDKKVIICDEKLKNIFGGRDRVGFLEIAGLISPHFLK; encoded by the exons ATGGCGGTGTCTTTGGGGTTCTTCTCCACTTTCTCGGCTGTTGAAACGGCATCGTTCTTTAAGTCTTCGTCTTCTTCTGTTAGGCTTGGTGGTAATTTACCTAGTGTGCGAATGGCGACATTCGCCGCCTCTTCAAAGCCAGCTACTACGGAGCCAAAGAAGCGGGAACCAAGAGGGATAATGAAGCCACGTCGTGTTTCGCCGGAAATGCAGGCCTTCCTCGGCGGCCTTCCGGAGATTCCTCGTACTCAAGCACTCAAGTTCATTTGGGCCTACATCAAACAGCACAACCTTCAG GATCCCGAGGACAAGAAGGTCATAATCTGTGATGAGAAGTTGAAGAATATTTTTGGAGGAAGAGATCGCGTCGGGTTCCTTGAGATCGCGGGATTAATTAGTCCTCACTTTCTTAAGTGA